The following are encoded in a window of Sminthopsis crassicaudata isolate SCR6 chromosome 5, ASM4859323v1, whole genome shotgun sequence genomic DNA:
- the KRT7 gene encoding keratin, type II cytoskeletal 7 isoform X2 → MSVRYSSQTFSSRSAAFPRKGGQGLLSSVASRGSSASHVGGFGSSSLYGLGTGRPRVAVGVHSTYGGSSGACFGARGAGIQEVTINQNLLAPLNLEIDPQIQQVRKEEREQIKTLNNKFASFIDKVRFLEQQNKMLETKWSLLQEQKSCKGSSLPSIFETQIANLRRQLDGLLADRCRLEGELKNMQDVVEDFKNKYEDEINKRTAAENEFVILKKDVDNAYMNKVELEAKVNALTDEINFLKALYEMELNELQTQISDTSVVLSMDNRRNLDLDSIIAEVKAQYEDIANRSRAEAESWYQAKFEHLQAQAGKHGDDLRSTRNEISEMNRAIQRLQAEIDNVKNQRAKLEASIAEAEERGELTLKDARAKQEELEAALQRTKQEMARQLREYQDLLNVKLALDIEIATYRKLLEGEESRLTGDGVGSVSICKSLFFGTKMISLLSPFQLW, encoded by the exons ATGTCTGTCCGGTATAGCTCCCAGACCTTCAGCTCCCGCTCTGCAGCCTTCCCTCGAAAGGGCGGCCAGGGGCTGCTGAGTTCAGTGGCCTCCAGAGGCAGCTCAGCCAGCCACGTTGGGGGCTTCGGAAGCAGCAGTCTCTATGGTTTGGGCACCGGAAGGCCCCGAGTGGCTGTGGGAGTCCACTCTACCTATGGAGGAAGCTCAGGGGCATGCTTTGGAGCCAGAGGGGCTGGCATCCAAGAGGTGACCATCAACCAGAACTTGCTAGCCCCACTCAATCTGGAGATTGACCCCCAGATCCAGCAGGTGCGCAAGGAGGAACGTGAGCAGATCAAGACTCTCAACAACAAATTTGCCTCCTTCATTGATAAG GTGCGCTTCCTGGAGCAGCAGAACAAGATGCTGGAGACCAAGTGGAGCCTTCTCCAAGAGCAGAAGTCATGCAAAGGCAGTAGCCTTCCATCCATCTTTGAAACTCAGATTGCCAACTTGAGGCGGCAGCTGGATGGACTGTTGGCGGACCGGTGCCGCCTGGAGGGAGAGCTGAAGAACATGCAGGATGTGGTGGAGGACTTTAAAAACAA GTATGAAGATGAAATCAATAAGCGCACAGCTGCTGAGAATGAATTTGTGATTTTGAAGAAG GATGTGGACAATGCCTATATGAATAAGGTAGAGCTTGAAGCCAAGGTGAATGCCCTGACTGATGAGATCAACTTCCTGAAAGCACTTTATGAAATG GAGCTGAATGAGCTTCAGAcccagatctcagacacttctgTGGTCCTCTCTATGGACAATCGTCGTAACCTCGATCTGGACAGCATCATTGCTGAGGTCAAAGCTCAGTATGAGGACATTGCCAACCGTAGCCGGGCTGAAGCTGAATCCTGGTACCAGGCTAAG tttGAGCACCTCCAGGCCCAGGCTGGGAAACATGGTGATGACCTTCGAAGCACACGAAATGAGATCTCTGAGATGAACAGAGCTATACAGCGGCTGCAGGCTGAGATCGACAATGTCAAGAACCAG CGTGCAAAACTGGAGGCCTCCATTGCAGAGGCTGAGGAGCGTGGAGAGCTAACTCTCAAGGATGCTCGGGCCAAGCAGGAGGAACTGGAGGCTGCCCTGCAGAGAACCAAGCAGGAAATGGCCCGGCAGCTGCGTGAGTACCAGGATCTACTCAATGTCAAGCTGGCCCTGGACATCGAGATTGCCACCTACAGGAAGCTGCTGGAGGGAGAGGAGAGCAG